In one Zymobacter palmae genomic region, the following are encoded:
- a CDS encoding winged helix-turn-helix transcriptional regulator — MSERFTYDIYNDCCPAREVLGRLADKWALLILDRLEQGPVRFNSLRRDIQGISQKMLTQSLRRLERDGLVHREVQPTVPVTVEYSLTRLGQTLTETVTVLTHWAEHNMNAIIAAQTAYDEAQQA; from the coding sequence ATGAGTGAACGGTTTACCTACGATATTTACAACGACTGCTGCCCGGCCAGAGAAGTGCTGGGACGGCTTGCCGACAAATGGGCCTTGCTGATTCTGGATCGGCTAGAACAGGGACCCGTTCGCTTCAACAGCCTGCGACGCGACATACAGGGCATTTCACAGAAAATGCTGACGCAGTCCCTGCGTCGACTTGAACGCGATGGCCTAGTTCACCGCGAAGTGCAGCCCACTGTACCGGTCACGGTTGAATACAGTCTGACAAGACTGGGCCAAACGCTTACGGAGACCGTCACGGTGCTCACCCATTGGGCCGAACACAACATGAACGCCATCATCGCCGCCCAGACGGCCTATGACGAGGCCCAGCAGGCCTGA
- a CDS encoding DoxX family protein codes for MLTRFNTAVAHSDFGRLLLRLTFGILMLFHGVSKAQHGIGWISAMLDAKGIPGFIAYGVFIGEIVAPILIIIGVLTRPAALVYAFNLLVATLLVGMGRFFSLTDVGAWALETEALYFFGGLSIMFLGAGRYALGANSRWS; via the coding sequence ATGCTGACTCGATTTAATACCGCAGTGGCTCACTCTGATTTTGGGCGACTTCTGCTGCGCCTGACGTTCGGCATCCTGATGTTGTTCCACGGTGTTTCAAAAGCCCAGCACGGTATCGGCTGGATCTCTGCCATGCTAGACGCCAAGGGCATCCCGGGGTTTATTGCTTACGGCGTCTTTATTGGTGAAATAGTTGCGCCGATTCTGATTATCATCGGTGTGCTGACGCGTCCTGCAGCGTTGGTATATGCCTTTAACCTGCTGGTTGCGACGCTGTTGGTGGGTATGGGACGTTTCTTCTCGCTGACGGACGTCGGTGCATGGGCTCTGGAAACCGAAGCGCTGTATTTCTTCGGCGGGCTTAGCATCATGTTCCTGGGCGCTGGTCGCTATGCACTGGGGGCCAACTCACGCTGGTCATGA